From a single Silene latifolia isolate original U9 population chromosome 6, ASM4854445v1, whole genome shotgun sequence genomic region:
- the LOC141586315 gene encoding bet1-like protein At4g14600, whose amino-acid sequence MAARGGTTSYRSSDGLSTRQVGSSSGEIQLTIDPMHGDLDNEITGLRSQVRQLKYVAQEIQGEAKYQNEFMNELQMTMIKAQASLKNNMRRLNRSMVRNGSSHIMHVVLFALFCCFLVYLWAKFSRH is encoded by the exons ATGGCTGCCCGTGGTGGTACTACCTCCTATAGATCAAG TGATGGGTTGAGTACAAGGCAGGTGGGTTCGTCGTCGGGTGAGATACAGTTGACGATTGATCCGATGCATGGCGATTTAGATAACGAAATTACTGGCCTTCGTTCTCAAGTTCGTCAGCTCAAATAT GTGGCGCAAGAGATACAAGGTGAAGCGAAATATCAGAATGAGTTCATGAATGAACTG CAAATGACTATGATCAAAGCTCAAGCTAGTTTGAAGAACAACATGAGGAGATTAAACCGAAGCATGGTCCGTAATGGCTCAAGCCACATAATGCACGTTGTCCTTTTTGCGCTATTTTGTTGCTTCCTTGTTTACCTTTGGGCCAAATTTTCCAGGCACTGA